Sequence from the Mytilus trossulus isolate FHL-02 unplaced genomic scaffold, PNRI_Mtr1.1.1.hap1 h1tg000373l__unscaffolded, whole genome shotgun sequence genome:
ATTTTACATAATCTTACataattttcttcattatttatatttgtcatattttcattaattattatacttttatttcacttaaggacatatttgaaaaatttgtaGTTTTTCATTCGTAATTGATAAATTGTGTCTTGTTTCATCAAATGATTCAAtgtatcattatatatatttaagagatatttctggtatttttttcaaattatgacATACAATTAATAACGTACGTTCTGTTccttcatttattttgtaagaTTCTAACTTTGTTCTTAATTCAAGACACCATCCTTAACAGTTAGTGGTCGAATAGAAACTAACACCACCCATTAAAAAAGGGCAGTGGTCGAATTATAACTTACACCACCTTATAGGACCTGTGAATACCGGTATATTTTAAGCATGATTCCTTCTTATAAAAGTTATTGCATTGATTATTATGTTGTAAATCTAAGGCacatttgtcttattttatttgatgtaaTGTACAAGACTTGCTTGCATGATCAAGGTTATTAACATAACTgttgaaagtttataaaataaataaaaagtgaatCTCAAGGGTTGAAATCAGGAACAACCACGACAAAAGTACATGTCGGATAGCAGCGAATATTTTTGCCTCGTAACAGACCCCTTACAGTACGTGTTTCCTGTTGTAAGAGTTCGTCGACACGTCGACTTAATACGCAGCACCTTTACGATACAAATACTGTCTCttggtagcaatacacagttaggagtttagtttcgcattttggcccctgtagatttttcaaataggaaagttattgcgtaataaaattcatttttagacagctgagtgCTAaattagccttcaaagatggtttataagagcatcaatgATTTCTGTTTGGCAATCTGTactttcatagctagaccggccatcggtgcagaaattaatgtaatgtttacaatcactttttttctacacgaagcttttgacgcaattttacaaaaaaatgagatgaaagacatatgattttcattggatttgctgaatgatatatctacacagtttcagaaacggtattacttcaagcggtTGAAATTCTACTTTCAGCTTGATTTTGGGGAAATATATGACATCTTTttccccctttttgcaatattgtataacaaataaatgcagattgttgccatggatacaccgaaaagaaattatattttaccattttatatactggatatacaatctatggaagattctggtTACATACATATGTCTATAtttgacacaaacagtaagcttgatatttcaagaaagcaatgaaaaggggatggtaaatctttattgttgcctttattaactGCCAGACGAAAGTTTAATTGACCATGATAATATTGCTAATAATATCAGTAGGAACCCATTGAATTTTGGATTTGCAAGAAATACGAATTGTGCTGATTTTAAATTGTCTCTCTcaatttcagataaatataaGAATCTACAGGTTGAATATCAAGAAGCTGTGAAAACAGCGCAAGAGCAGAAACAATTGATTACCCAACTGGAAGAAGATCTCAGAAGTGTCAATGCTTTGTCATCCATGTTTAGAGGTACACCGGAAGGACAGAATGTACTGACACCTGGTGGTGAGGCTGAAATGGTAGCAGAGGTAGTGAAAGATGTTGCAGCACCAGGTAAGTTTTGCGGGGACAAATAACTTGAAAACAAGCAAACTATGTGAAACTACAACATGTacactataatttttttaatgcttGTGTACTTTGAACAAATAGTAAAATAGATAAGCATTTAAAGTAAGGAAAAACGATCCAGCTGTCACAATTTGATGgcattattatgttttgacattTCAGTTGCAATCACCATAGATCCTGCCAGCAAAACAGCTGCTGATTCCCTATTGCCCATAATACAGAGTCAGCGAGAAAGGTACAGACTCAGAGCACAGGAGTTGGAAGCAGTAAGTATGATTGTATTGTTCTAATGACTTAATAGCGGTACATTTAAAACAATCTAATTTGTTTAAGTGAAAAAAGTCGAAAAATAGTCATCTATAATATTTACTCAATACCCAGACGCTTTTGATTATGCTTCTTAGAAATGTAAGGTTCGCAATCTATTATCATCCCTTTTGTATTCAAactttgttttcaaccgaccttATTAATGCCAATCTCTAGATGTCAATCAATTTATGAGACAGTCCAAACTGTATCTCTTGTATTCTTAACTTCGATGGGGGCATATCAGTAACTGTGAAGCAACACAATTGcgttataaatttttattattgagATTTCGGTTTGAACGTTTATATGtagtttttcattatttttcttcttctaaacTTTATTCAGTTATGTCATATAGGTTCATGGTTGATTTATTGGTCCTTACGTAAGGTATAAGTTAATGGGATACTTGTCAAAATAGACGTTTTTTATTCGCATGTCAATGATGCATCTTTGATAGACGAAACATGCGTTCCAAATTTGATATCTTTGACgatatttttatacaatattttcaGCAAACCCTTGGTCAACAACAGCAGGTATCATTACTCCAGAACGAAATTGACAAGCTGAGGTCCGATAATGTAAAGTTGTATGAGAAAATCAGATTCTTACAGAGTTACCCAcaggtaatgttttttttataatgtgtgTGAAAGAAGCAATACACGCTTCATTTCGTGTACTTTGAATCTACCTCAGGTATTGAAAATGGAAGATAGTGAAATACAATGCTATTTATGGCGTATTACATTATAAGGCTGGAACCTTTCATTTCTATTTActccactgggtcgatgcaacAGGTGGTGGAGGTTTCTTCCTCGTgcgtatcaccagcccagtaccAGCACTTGGATGTTGACATGagtgttatttttattgttttttattattcttaatttctgtttataaaaGTATGACTTTTTGGAAATGATAAGGGTTGTTACATcctattttgcacaacttttggaaattttgggtcctaaatgctcttgaactttgaacttgtttggcttataacttttttcgatctgagcgtcactgatgagtcgtatgtcgacgaaacgtgcgtctggtgtGTTGAATTATAAGCcgagtacctttgataactgttcaACCTTAAGTCATTtgtaaaaacattgaaaatgttGTCTTCATAATTggtaactttttaaatttcggTAGAGACGCTCATTGTCGACTTTTTTTTAAGCCAAGGATATATTCAAATATCCTCAATAGTCTCACCATAGTATTGGTAATTGAAGACATTCCAattttttgtatagttttaaAGATTGAATTTTTTGGAGACATTTTAAAATGCAGAAGCAAAAAAAAGCCACATGAGGGATACAGGCAATTATTAAACTATAACTTTCATAAAGATCTagacggtaaaaaaaaatatacaataaacaattatgttttttttttttctgttgttacCATAAACATGTAGGCAGCTACCTGGTCTGTCAATTAAGAAATGTTCAGGCTATTTATAGAAGTATCAGTGACTCAAAATTTATATGtgcaaaataaaggcaacagtagtataccgctgttcataACTCGTAAATCCAtcgacaaaaacaaaatcagggtcacaaactaaaactgagggaaacgcattaaatataagaggagaacaacgacataacattaaaatttaacacacacagaaacggactaagcattagacaaaatccaatgagaacaacaaatataacaaaacgtAATTTCACAAAAGTACTCAACACCCAGAAAACAGTTCAaacttttaacaaaacattatttgatacttttaaaaaatcatatgatgTTAGGatcgaaataaatatttcagtcTAAAACTAATCAACAATTAGACTTTTTTGAACCTTCATTTTTCTAgacttaaatttgaaattattatctTTACAGAGTAAAACAACGAGGGATGATGGAACTGAACACAGATATGCAACACATTATGAGGAGAAACTGGACCCCTTTTCTAAATTTAGCAGAACGGTAAGTATGTGGCAAGTAATTGTTTATGTGGCATTAAggataaaatcacaaaaaaactccgaggaaaatccaAAACGAAAAGTCGCCTAaccaaatggcaaattcaaaagcttaaacacatcaaacgaatagatttGCCTAGCATATGCTTTGATAACGgacattaaaatgcaaataaCAACTGATATTGAAATGAACCTTACAAACTATTGAAAAGTCCTGAAAACTACTGGATAAGATGTAAAAGTTAACCCACACCTGAATGTAAGATGTTCTAGTACATTCTTTGATAAGTTCTGGAAAATAGGT
This genomic interval carries:
- the LOC134701995 gene encoding protein CASP-like gives rise to the protein MEDSGYIHMSIFDTNNKYKNLQVEYQEAVKTAQEQKQLITQLEEDLRSVNALSSMFRGTPEGQNVLTPGGEAEMVAEVVKDVAAPVAITIDPASKTAADSLLPIIQSQRERYRLRAQELEAQTLGQQQQVSLLQNEIDKLRSDNVKLYEKIRFLQSYPQSKTTRDDGTEHRYATHYEEKLDPFSKFSRTEKQRRYMNLKPYDKITLSMVLYKLAHTESCKRDMAADWHEKYADHMMKVHGHADKHG